The following coding sequences are from one Panicum hallii strain FIL2 chromosome 5, PHallii_v3.1, whole genome shotgun sequence window:
- the LOC112891460 gene encoding 2-oxoglutarate-Fe(II) type oxidoreductase hxnY-like isoform X2 gives MESSISRTELNCISLADPDIQKSVALLKQACLDSGFFYVVDHGISQEFMDEVFAQSKKFFDLPHSEKMKLLRDEKNRGYTPMLDEILDPENQVNGDYKEGYYIGVEVPADNPEANKPFYGPNQWPTEEVLPKWREVMEQYHREALRVAKSVARIIALALDLDVDFFDRPEMLAKPIATLRLLHYEGRVSNPAKGVYGAGAHSDYGLITLLATDDVVGLQICKDRNAQPQVWEYVAPMKGEFIVNLGDMLERWSNSIFRSTLHRVVLDGRERYSIAYFVEPSHDCVVECLPTCKSETNPPKFPPITCSAYLSQRYKDTHADLSSYSDGKA, from the exons ATGGAGAGCTCGATCTCGAGGACTGAGCTGAATTGCATCAGCCTGGCGGACCCGGACATCCAGAAATCGGTCGCGCTCCTCAAGCAG GCATGCCTGGATTCAGGCTTCTTCTATGTTGTCGATCATGGGATAAGCCAAGAGTTCATGGATGAAGTTTTTGCCCAGAGCAAGAAGTTCTTTGACCTTCCCCACAGTGAGAAAATGAAGCTTCTCCGAGACGAGAAGAATCGAGGGTATACACCCATGCTTGATGAAATTCTTGATCCAGAAAATCAAGTGAACG GTGACTACAAGGAAGGATATTATATAGGAGTTGAGGTACCTGCAGATAATCCAGAAGCAAACAAACCATTTTATGGTCCAAATCAGTGGCCTACTGAAG AAGTATTGCCAAAATGGAGGGAGGTGATGGAGCAATATCACAGGGAGGCATT GAGAGTAGCAAAATCAGTTGCAAGGATCATTGCTCTTGCTCTGGACCTAGATGTGGACTTCTTTGATAGACCCGAAATGCTTGCCAAGCCTATAGCCACTTTAAGGCTCTTACATTATGAAG GTCGAGTGTCAAATCCTGCAAAGGGTGTCTATGGAGCAGGAGCGCATTCAGATTATGGCCTAATAACTCTCCTGGCAACCGATGATGTAGTTGGACTTCAA ATATGTAAGGACAGGAATGCTCAACCTCAAGTATGGGAATATGTAGCTCCCATGAAAGG AGAATTCATCGTCAATCTTGGTGATATGCTCGAAAGGTGGAGTAACTCCATTTTCAG GTCAACCTTGCATCGAGTAGTCCTAGATGGACGAGAACGCTACTCG ATAGCCTACTTTGTGGAACCAAGCCACGACTGCGTAGTTGAGTGCCTGCCAACCTGCAAATCTGAAACGAATCCTCCAAA GTTCCCCCCGATCACCTGCTCTGCCTACCTGTCCCAGCGCTACAAGGACACTCATGCAGATCTGAGCTCGTACAGCGACGGCAAGGCCTGA
- the LOC112891460 gene encoding 2-oxoglutarate-Fe(II) type oxidoreductase hxnY-like isoform X1, which translates to MESSISRTELNCISLADPDIQKSVALLKQACLDSGFFYVVDHGISQEFMDEVFAQSKKFFDLPHSEKMKLLRDEKNRGYTPMLDEILDPENQVNGDYKEGYYIGVEVPADNPEANKPFYGPNQWPTEEVLPKWREVMEQYHREALRVAKSVARIIALALDLDVDFFDRPEMLAKPIATLRLLHYEGGQNTGRVSNPAKGVYGAGAHSDYGLITLLATDDVVGLQICKDRNAQPQVWEYVAPMKGEFIVNLGDMLERWSNSIFRSTLHRVVLDGRERYSIAYFVEPSHDCVVECLPTCKSETNPPKFPPITCSAYLSQRYKDTHADLSSYSDGKA; encoded by the exons ATGGAGAGCTCGATCTCGAGGACTGAGCTGAATTGCATCAGCCTGGCGGACCCGGACATCCAGAAATCGGTCGCGCTCCTCAAGCAG GCATGCCTGGATTCAGGCTTCTTCTATGTTGTCGATCATGGGATAAGCCAAGAGTTCATGGATGAAGTTTTTGCCCAGAGCAAGAAGTTCTTTGACCTTCCCCACAGTGAGAAAATGAAGCTTCTCCGAGACGAGAAGAATCGAGGGTATACACCCATGCTTGATGAAATTCTTGATCCAGAAAATCAAGTGAACG GTGACTACAAGGAAGGATATTATATAGGAGTTGAGGTACCTGCAGATAATCCAGAAGCAAACAAACCATTTTATGGTCCAAATCAGTGGCCTACTGAAG AAGTATTGCCAAAATGGAGGGAGGTGATGGAGCAATATCACAGGGAGGCATT GAGAGTAGCAAAATCAGTTGCAAGGATCATTGCTCTTGCTCTGGACCTAGATGTGGACTTCTTTGATAGACCCGAAATGCTTGCCAAGCCTATAGCCACTTTAAGGCTCTTACATTATGAAGGTGGACAAAATACAG GTCGAGTGTCAAATCCTGCAAAGGGTGTCTATGGAGCAGGAGCGCATTCAGATTATGGCCTAATAACTCTCCTGGCAACCGATGATGTAGTTGGACTTCAA ATATGTAAGGACAGGAATGCTCAACCTCAAGTATGGGAATATGTAGCTCCCATGAAAGG AGAATTCATCGTCAATCTTGGTGATATGCTCGAAAGGTGGAGTAACTCCATTTTCAG GTCAACCTTGCATCGAGTAGTCCTAGATGGACGAGAACGCTACTCG ATAGCCTACTTTGTGGAACCAAGCCACGACTGCGTAGTTGAGTGCCTGCCAACCTGCAAATCTGAAACGAATCCTCCAAA GTTCCCCCCGATCACCTGCTCTGCCTACCTGTCCCAGCGCTACAAGGACACTCATGCAGATCTGAGCTCGTACAGCGACGGCAAGGCCTGA
- the LOC112893587 gene encoding transcription factor MYBS3-like gives MTRRCSHCSNNGHNSRTCPARSAAGGGGVRLFGVRLTTAPAPAAMKKSASMSCIASSLGGGSGGSSPAAGGGGGGRGGGDGGAGYVSDDPAHASCSTNGRAERKKGTPWTEEEHRMFLMGLQKLGKGDWRGISRNFVVSRTPTQVASHAQKYFIRQTNSSRRKRRSSLFDMVPEMPMEESPAAVEQFTLQNTQDEATSSNELPTLHLGQQKEAEFAKQQPTFQLSQHEDSENAELPLPLPDLEMNSSVPFKTIPVPTVPAFYPALVPVPLTLWPPSVAHVEEAGATHEILKPTPLNGKEVVKADDVVGMSKLSIGDASSGSMEPTALSLQLNGSADTRQSAFHVSPPMNRPELSKRNSSPIHAV, from the exons ATGACGCGGCGGTGCTCGCACTGCAGCAACAACGGCCACAACTCGCGCACCTGCCCTgcccgctccgccgccggcggcggcggggtgaggCTGTTCGGCGTGCGGCTCActacggcgccggcgccggcggcgatgaaGAAGAGCGCCAGCATGAGCTGCATCGCGTCCTCGCTCGGGGGCGGGTCCGggggctcgtcgccggcggcgggagggggaggcgggggccggggagggggagaCGGCGGTGCCGGGTACGTCTCCGACGATCCCGCACACGCCTCCTGCTCGACGAATGGCCGCGCTGAGCGCAAGAAAG GTACTCCTTGGACTGAAGAAGAACATAGAATGTTTCTGATGGGTCTGCAGAAGCTTGGTAAGGGAGACTGGCGAGGGATATCCCGAAATTTTGTTGTTTCCAGGACCCCAACTCAAGTGGCAAGCCATGCTCAAAAGTACTTTATCAGACAAACAAACTCGTCAAGACGGAAAAGGCGGTCGAGCTTGTTTGACATGGTGCCAGAAATG CCGATGGAGGAGTCCCCAGCTGCTGTGGAACAATTTACTCTCCAAAATACTCAAGACGAAGCTACAAGTTCAAATGAATTACCAACCTTACATCTTGGGCAACAGAAGGAAGCAGAGTTTGCTAAGCAGCAGCCAACTTTTCAGCTAAGCCAGCATGAGGATTCTGAAAATGCAGAGCTTCCATTGCCATTACCAGACCTGGAGATGAACTCCAGTGTACCATTCAAGACCATACCTGTTCCAACGGTGCCAGCATTCTACCCAGCATTGGTCCCTGTTCCACTAACTCTTTGGCCTCCAAGTGTTGCTCATGTGGAGGAAGCAGGCGCAACCCATGAAATACTTAAACCGACTCCTTTGAATGGTAAGGAGGTGGTTAAAGCGGATGACGTTGTTGGTATGTCTAAGCTCAGCATTGGTGATGCTAGCTCTGGCTCCATGGAACCCACTGCTCTTTCCCTTCAGCTTAATGGATCGGCGGATACAAGGCAGTCAGCTTTTCATGTCAGTCCACCGATGAATAGACCTGAACTAAGCAAGAGAAACAGCAGTCCAATTCATGCAGTTTGA